One genomic region from Pogona vitticeps strain Pit_001003342236 chromosome 12, PviZW2.1, whole genome shotgun sequence encodes:
- the PCLAF gene encoding PCNA-associated factor: MVRTKADCGGSSGAYRKVVAARAPRKVLGSGSANVSPSSTSRKGESKYAGGNPVCVRPIPPWQKGIGEFFRQPSKHLEKENQPSDEEPGCSGIKKSRRKARPLPPYPEDHGTLSEDDQV; the protein is encoded by the exons ATGGTGCGGACCAAGGCGGACTGCGGTGGATCCAGCGGAGCTTACCGGAAAG TGGTTGCTGCGAGGGCTCCCCGGAAGGTCCTTGGCTCTGGAAGTGCTAATGTGAGCCCCTCTTCTACCTCTAGAAAAG GTGAAAGTAAGTATGCTGGTGGCAATCCAGTGTGTGTGAGGCCAATACCACCATGGCAAAAAGGAATTGGAGAATTTTTTAGGCAGCCCTCGAAACATTTGGAAAAGGAGAACCAGCCCTCTGATGAGGAACCAGGATGCAGCGGAATAAAGAAAAGTAGAAGAAA AGCTCGCCCCCTGCCTCCTTATCCTGAAGACCACGGAACACTCTCGGAAGATGACCAAGTATGA